TAGACAAGAGTCATTTATAATGTAAATATAATTATGAATAAGAGCATATATAATGTAGTATTATCGGTGCCTTTCCTAATTATGGACATAGGTGTGGACTCTAATTCTTGAGACCACGTCTGTTTTGTATCAACGTTGTCAAGGAAAGGATAAGGATGACAATTTgttatcataattttaaaaatcacataagTTTTAGAGGGCATAATAATGACATATAATATTACTCGTGACAAAATAGAGAatacttttcaatttttacattttcgaaaaaaaaaaaaaaaatgaaaagaaaaaagactttAAAATCACAAAGGAAAAATCTATAAAAGAGCCACTTGCTTTCTACCGGGAAAGCCACTTGATTTGATGAAAATCTATTAGAGTCAACCCTTTATGATTGCTGGCTTGCAGCTCGTGAACTTGATGATATCAATCGAGAGTAGGTGACTATTTTCCTTGTTTGATGACAATTTAAATAATCTCATTCGTCACTTAATTAATCGAGAGTAGGTCATCATATGCTTTTTAACTAGTTTAAAATACACTTTACTAAACAAACCaaaacatgcatgcatatggTGATGGCCGATGAAAATGAATTGGGGGAAAAAAATGAGGCTGATGAATAATGGTGGTTTTATATTTGCCCCAACATTGGGAGTTCATATGCCTAATGACTTTCAATAATGGTGACTTTTATCTGCATTTAACTCCCCCCAAAAGAAAAGCAACCTGGCTTCTCATATCTCTTTTATGCTTTATATTGCGTAAGCTTACTACATTCACTTGTATGGTGCGGAACAATTTGCTGTACAAATTGCTTATAAGAGAGCCGAGTGAGTAGGTGACAGAacaatctaaaatttatttaaacatttaaGTTATTTATGAGCTCTTTCATAGTGTATTATTCAAATTGTTGGAGATCTCAATCCGTCGTTAAAAATTATGCTGTAAGCAATGACTATATGCTATGGGTGacttaaattcacaatttttttattttttatttttaagaataatattataCATTTGGGCTGAGGATAGATTAATCTTTTCAGAAGTCTTACAAACTGGTATCAAGGTCCCACCGCCAGGAATCTATGATGTGCTTAGATTTCACCTGGAGGGCCCCGAGTTCAAGATGAGACAAGCTATTAAGCCAAGATTCACTATTCCTCCGAGTCAGACTGTTAGTGTTTCGGTGCTCGTGTCACGCAAGAATTCCGATACGGTTGCTTGCATCATTAATAAATCCTTCTTTGAGTATGTAGATCGGACAGCATATAGGGCCATGGCATTTGACTATTTAGAATTCTCTCCTGTCCACCCCTTCATTGTAGGTGCCCGGgcttggttttctttgcttttcaaTGAAGATGGAAATGAAGGTGTTATTGATGTTTTCGGGATTGAAATGGATTTCTGTGATACTGCAAATTCCAAGGAAGAGGTTCTATGGTTATTACACATGCTTAATTGGAAGTGAAGGGTTGGACTGTGCAGGACAAGAAGGAAGAACATGAATTGGCTGTGATACGTGTATTTGCATGTCCATTGGCCTGAGAGGTACTATGTCTTTTGTTATCTTGCATGTTCAGTCTGTACATATTTTTCACTATTCACCGCGTTAATAAATATGAACAATCTTTGTATTCAAATCTTGCACATTCTGTGgtcatttttatcatttacCTAAGAGGGAGTCAATTGTATTCTATCTGTCTAATGACCAAGTGTTGAACGTTGTAATAATATCTTTGCCCAATTTAACTAtcgttttttataatttttttcgtCTATCCTTGTTCCTTTCCAAAGGGCAATTTCATTATTATGGcataatttcttgaaattttgtATCCTGTTATGTCGTCGTCACTCAAGTCTGGAACTTCACCTCGAAGAGGATTTAGATGGCCTCAACTGCTGGATTCAATGagctttaagattttttttttttttttctctctcttataatTCATAATATCACCCATGACATTGAATGTCATTGAGAAGATTATATGGATGCGTGCTGGTTCCAATTAATGAAACTGGCAGTTATGCACATGATCCAATCATTCTAATGTGCCTGTTAATCTCTCAAACTGAATCGAGGATGAAACTCAATCTAAATCTCTATATAAATTTCAAATGTCTTTCGAATTTTGAGGAAACTTGTAGctatcacaattttaaaaaccttgcccaaatatttttctttttctttttgggtgcaACATGTGGccgttttctctctctctctctctctctcttttgatgCCTGACATGGTAATCTAAAATAGGTGGCATTGTGTTAGCGAGTGTGACATGGTGAATTGTCTGCGATAAATGGACCATTAATTTGtctattctctcttccttttggaTTTAGAATGAGAATGATTCTCGCTTCCTTTTGGATTAAAAGTGGGAATGATCATATGTAactatatcaattttaaaaaaattgcgagAAAAGCTCATAACTAATTTGatgttttccttttgttttttctgattGCTTGCAACTATAAGAAACATGGGAAACTACATTACCTCCAAAATTTACCATTAAGGTTGTAATGTCCCATTTTATCacccaaaataacaaaattactaCTCtctataatattaaaaaaaagaggtaagtcatttaaaaaaaaaaaagctcatggatagtatttttgttatttcatGTTGTGAAAGAAGAACATTACAACCCTAATTGTAAATTGGATGAGACATTACAAGAATTGAAACATTCAGAAAGACATTACAAAAAGgtaaatgattggtgtcaataatttcCTCGTGttttcctacaaattcaattgatcaactattaaatttgttggGTCCCCATTGAGTCCACAAGTCTAATAGTtagatttgtaagatgagattagaaaaatatgaataaaatattgacaccaattGTTTATTTCATTATCACGTTCCATATATAGACACGATAATATCGGATGAATTAAGATGAAATTTTGTAAATAAGGAGTTGTCTTGAATttcttttagttatttattttcctgttgCAGCAAGGAAGGGATAAAAGGAATAATTCGTTTGTTTTTGCAATAGTTTCTAATCTCTAGTGAACCTCTAATAATTGCTATGAACGAGAATTCAAATTAACAGATACAATCAACATGTgttttgtaactttttttttcaagatataaattatttattaattcgATTTCTCACGGTAAAAGGGAAGTATTAATGCTGGTGGGATTTTCTAAAAAAAGTTAGTCTTGGCCTCAAAGTTTTGACCGAATTGCCAATTAGCCGGGACAACATTGTCAAACTGCAACATTTTCCCATCACTAGTAGTCACTTGGAAAGACAAGCTTTGCCCTCTCAACACCAAGCCGGTCTGCCATTTTTGGCCCCAATTGCGAGTCATCTGAGTCCACCCAGTTCTAGAGCCCTTGATTTTGACATTAGCAACATCGCCGGCACCTCCAACATTGTACAACAGCACGAGCGACCAATAAGGATTCCCCTTGATCTCGAATTTGACCCCTCCTCTCTTGTTGCAGTGGACTCGGCGAAACTTGACAGGAATAATCCCAGCTCTCATCGGTGCAAGCTTTGTGAACATGGGCATAGACAAGTCGAAGTGCTTGAGCGGGGGATTGCACCAATTCCCGACACGTTTAGTGTAGTTTGGAGGGCAGAAATTGGTGGCCGTGATTTTGATGGTGCCGGCATTTCGAATGCACCATTGTGGATCATTCACGCACATGATCTCGAAGCAAGCACCGCAGCTGCTTCCCTTGTTGAATAGTGCAGTGCTTAGAGCTGCTGTCTCGAGCCCATACCCTTGTTTTATAAGATCTCCATAGCCACAAGCACCCTCTGTCACACAAATTTGAATCATATATAATTAGATAACCAATCAAATCTCCGAAATAATAATTagatataaataataacaattatGGAAGCTTAAAGAAAGTATGGcatatatagtaaataaaaatttaaaaaacctAGACATTGGCATCACACCATAATATATTGTATGCACCCTCACCTCGCACCGGCAAAaccaaaaaacatatatttaaaggggtaaaaaattaattttaaaatgattattCCATTCATTTTGCTCCAAAACCCTTGTGGGAGAAACAACCAAAAGGTCGGAACCCATGCATGGCAACTATATATAATTGTACTTACGCATGGTGTCTCTACCGCTCATGTCACCGTAGAACGTTGCATGCGCATCATACCAAATGTTATCTATGCTCATGGCTGTTACAAAAAGAGCCATGAATATAAGACTTTTGAACAAGTTTTGAGACATGGTGGCCATGACTATTAAGAAGGGAGAAATACTGCGTACTGCGTTTCTAAGCGAGGTTGAGAAGATGGTATTTATAGGCGCAagagaggaaataaaaaaagtaagaaatccGACATTGATTGTTATTGCGGACATGCATGCACAATCGTGGAATTTAAAACGAATGAGTGTTAGCAATTAGTTAGAATCAGTTAGTATTAAATTAGACATGTGGGTTAGTTAGAGAATGAATTAATGTAATGATTTAGTTTTTCTGTTGTAAACAGATTGTTAGTTTACAGTCTGATTTTATGTTATTCTGTTTTGCTTCTATCTTGTAATATTCATTCAATTCGAGTTAATACTAATGCACTCTGTTTCTCTCCACTCTATGTTTTcaaccttcttcttcctcctcaatgtttTCTCTGGTTTCTCTGCTTATCATTTGCACACTTGacaatgagaaatgataaaaattatgaCTTAAATTGTGGATAAGATCTAGTTTTGTGGTTCAATAGACCCAACTTCGAAAGTCTATTTCACTGGCCGATTTCGATAAACATGGAATTTCAATTAATAAAATCTCCCCCCTAGCTAGAAACACGAGTACTTTCACAAGGCAAATAATGTAATTCTTGTATGGATTGTATATGATATGAgttgatatatattatttataggATAATTACCTTTTAGGATTGATTGTATTCGGGCTTAATGGTAATCATTCAAATCATATTTATCTTCACCTACTCCAATTCTCCTATAGACAAGAGTCATTTATAATGTAAATATAATTATGAATAAGAGCATATATAATGTAGTATTATCGGTGCCTTTCCTAATTGTGGACGTAGGTGTGACCGTGTGGACTCTAATTCTTGAGACCACGTCTGTTTTGTATCAACGTTGTCAAGGAAAGGATAAGGTTGACAATTTgttatcataattttaaaaattacatcagtTTTAGAGGGCATAATAATGACATATAATATTACTCAGTGACAAAATAGAGAAtacatttcaatttttacatttttgaaagaaaaaaaaaaaaaaggaaaaggaaaagaaaaaagactttAAAATCACAAAGGAAAAATCTATAAAAGAGCCACTTGCTTTCTACCGGGAAAGCCACTTGATTTGATGAAAATCTATTAGAGTCAACCCTTTATGATTGCAGGCTTGCAGCTTGTGAACTTGATGATATCAATCGAGAGTAGGTGACTATTTTCCTTGTTTGATGACAATTTAAATAATCTCATTCGTCACTTAATTAATCGAGAGTAGGTCATCATATGCTTTTTAACTAGTTTAAAATACCCTTTACTAAACAAACCaaaacatgcatgcatatggTGATGGCCGATGAAAATGAGTTGAGGGAAAAAAATGAGGCTGATGAATAATGGTGGTTTTATATTTGCCCCAACATTGGGAGTTCATATGCCTAATGATTTTCAATAATGGTGACTTTTATCTGCATTTAACTCCCCCCAAAAGAAAAGCAACCTGGCTTCTCATATCTCTTTTATGCTTTATATTGCCTAAGCTTACTACATTCACTTGTATGGTGCGGAACAATTTGCTGTACAAGTTGTTTATAAGAGAGCCGACTGAGTAAGTGACAGAacaatctaaaatttatttaaacatgtAAGTTATGTATGAGCTTTTTTATAGTGTGCTATCCAAATTGTTGGAGATCTCAATCCGTTGTTAAAAATTATGCTATAAACAATGACTATATGCTACGGGTGacttaaattcacaatttttttttttttgttttaagaataatattataCATCACTCCTTCTCCAAAGTCTATATAGCGTGGTTCTCATAGCATTTTCGTGCATAAAAATCAAGTCACAGATACTTTGATGGATAGAAAGTGATAAATAGGgatattctttattttactcttcttctctttcttcttttaggAGCTAATCAATTAATTGATCCAAGCcggagaaatataatagttgAGTTGGCCCAGTTTATTTACAGCCCATAGGGCTTGCAAGAAAAGTGTGTTTAATGTTTATGAAATCAACTGGAGACTGTTCATAGCTAGGAAAACTACACtatcctctaattttttttaaaatttccttaaaattatatatttttatttaaaaatattttgttgctccttattttttattttttatttttaaatttgttgtcCCCTTACTTGAAATTATAGTTTTGCCCTTTATTATGgtttaaatttaccttttctaATAATCacatgaaaattgaaaaaactatCAAACTATCCTTTtcactaatattttattttcttattctagttttgcttaattttttttaatacctgTTATTTCACAGGGGTCTTGACGATATCAACAAGGTCAAAATGGCAAAGGGCAACTACTATTGAGTCTACATATTCAATTTGCATGTGAAATGTTTTtcaccttgtttttttttttcttatctctcGAGGAGGAGcatggtacaatttttttttaaatttgtaagtgtttaatcatatatacaaattttaacgattaatttttaaatttattacatgaatattatgtttaaaattaataacaattgaCTTGATAGAATTtcagttatttaataaataataattggattttaaaaattgtgaatgACCTTAAGCCAAATCTAGCAACCCTTCCCGAACAAGCTATCAGCCTATCACGTAAGCTAGACAGTCATCCAAGGGCAATGTCGTGATTCCCAAACTGATACTCATTTTTCAGACCTATAAAACCAAATCCACTTCACCAAAAAATCCTACAAATTTTACCCCCCCAAATTCCCCGCCATTTGCTTCCCaaaatttctctcattttctgttTCCAATCTCTTCCTCTAGGCTCTAGGGCTCCAAACTCCAAACCTCTCTGAacttagaaaaacaaaagaagaccCTAATTCCTTCCAAAAGGCCACCAGATTTCCACGTTATTACGCTTCGTACCACTCCTACATGCTCTGGCACTGCCGATTACGACGGACTCACCGGTTCACCAATCGATGAGCAATCCAATTGGTTCGGATTCGGCCTCGGGCTTCTCCGGCTGGGGCAACCGTGGAATCGGCCTCTCGAACACGGTACACTCGGAGGTCGCGCCGTGCTTGCCTCTGCCCTCGCTCCCGGTGTTCTGCGGCGCATCCGATCAGGATCTCCTGCTCTTCGACGTGCCTGGCGGTGGTAGCTTTAAGTCGCTGAAC
This window of the Corylus avellana chromosome ca5, CavTom2PMs-1.0 genome carries:
- the LOC132182152 gene encoding F-box protein At5g39250-like, whose translation is MVAMTIKKGEILRTAFLSEVEKMIVSLQIILYIWAEDRLIFSEVLQTGIKVPPPGIYDVLRFHLEGPEFKMRQAIKPRFTIPPSQTVSVSVLVSRKNSDTVACIINKSFFEYVDRTAYRAMAFDYLEFSPVHPFIVGARAWFSLLFNEDGNEGVIDVFGIEMDFCDTANSKEEVLWLLHMLNWK
- the LOC132182153 gene encoding expansin-A23-like, with the translated sequence MATMSQNLFKSLIFMALFVTAMSIDNIWYDAHATFYGDMSGRDTMQGACGYGDLIKQGYGLETAALSTALFNKGSSCGACFEIMCVNDPQWCIRNAGTIKITATNFCPPNYTKRVGNWCNPPLKHFDLSMPMFTKLAPMRAGIIPVKFRRVHCNKRGGVKFEIKGNPYWSLVLLYNVGGAGDVANVKIKGSRTGWTQMTRNWGQKWQTGLVLRGQSLSFQVTTSDGKMLQFDNVVPANWQFGQNFEAKTNFF